A single genomic interval of Aedes aegypti strain LVP_AGWG chromosome 1, AaegL5.0 Primary Assembly, whole genome shotgun sequence harbors:
- the LOC5567829 gene encoding tubulin--tyrosine ligase-like protein 12, with amino-acid sequence MDGINEYDSFISLHKPQLQTSAVPEHFWPQLFRKLKHQEFDAGSSFSLLLVDYGDEQRSEEDPIWTVAVSKEGGIRADDPTAIYLVDHAWTFRTDNARQLLGEHPPLVNRLAIMMGIEQEDVPASVVISKILNDVWKWCNMYALNGEGLTVENRMPIWYVMDELGSGILHGNSPNCRVVPFIHVTEQMTYSLLFPLEDLDEGDQLYRDFVEGVPSDSKERDALLLPWHYTSLVEESFAQKEAPKEYFLAGHIEESLPNPDVAPPLFDGNCALKVYSEYDMVNQYLTDPGFEIVTSPEEADILWLTSHFKQYKEFSESTPNKYVNQFPFENVLTIKDLLSIVCRRMAKKSTEAQDPLEPNPKWLPVTYNLKTELVEFVSYYQNRVHKGLDNHYIVKPWNLARGLDTYITKNIAQIMRLQHTGPKIVQKYIENPVLFERAEVEGRVKFDIRYVILLKSVDELSAYAYTNFFLRFANKPFELSDFDDYEKHFTVMNYSQFQLRHMKCEEFLEQWKIQYPRHPWKSIEADICEMLKEVLQGATKVGPPCGIGASGQSRALYAVDLMLEWTEGGTVMQPKILEVNFTPDCKRACEYYPDFYNDVFNLLFLDQENGDVFRRIV; translated from the coding sequence ATGGACGGAATCAACGAGTATGACTCCTTCATCTCCCTGCACAAACCGCAGCTGCAAACGTCTGCCGTTCCGGAGCACTTCTGGCCGCAGTTGTTCCGTAAGTTGAAGCACCAGGAATTCGACGCCGGGAGCAGTTTTTCCCTTCTGCTGGTGGATTACGGTGATGAGCAGCGCTCCGAGGAGGATCCCATCTGGACGGTGGCCGTCTCCAAGGAAGGTGGCATCCGAGCGGACGATCCGACGGCCATTTACCTGGTGGATCACGCGTGGACTTTTCGAACGGATAATGCCCGGCAATTATTGGGGGAACATCCGCCGCTGGTCAATCGGCTGGCCATTATGATGGGAATTGAGCAGGAGGACGTTCCGGCTTCGGTGGTTATCTCTAAGATTCTGAACGACGTCTGGAAGTGGTGCAATATGTATGCGTTGAACGGAGAGGGACTGACCGTGGAGAACCGGATGCCGATTTGGTACGTGATGGACGAACTGGGAAGCGGAATTCTGCACGGGAACAGTCCTAACTGCAGAGTGGTTCCGTTTATTCACGTTACCGAACAGATGACGTAcagtttgctgtttccgcttgaAGATTTGGACGAGGGGGATCAGCTTTATAGGGATTTTGTGGAAGGAGTTCCCAGCGACAGTAAGGAACGGGATGCTCTCCTGCTTCCGTGGCATTATACTTCTCTGGTGGAGGAGAGTTTCGCCCAGAAAGAAGCGCCTAAGGAGTACTTCCTTGCAGGGCACATAGAGGAATCGCTCCCCAATCCGGACGTTGCTCCACCGTTGTTCGATGGCAACTGTGCCCTGAAGGTTTACTCTGAGTACGACATGGTCAATCAATATCTTACCGATCCGGGATTCGAAATCGTGACCAGTCCGGAAGAAGCGGACATCTTGTGGCTGACATCGCATTTCAAGCAGTACAAGGAGTTTAGCGAATCTACGCCGAACAAGTACGTGAATCAGTTCCCCTTTGAGAACGTCCTCACCATCAAGGATCTGCTCAGCATCGTATGCAGAAGAATGGCTAAGAAATCGACGGAAGCGCAGGATCCACTGGAGCCGAATCCCAAATGGCTGCCAGTGACGTACAACCTGAAAACCGAGCTTGTGGAGTTCGTCAGCTACTATCAGAACCGTGTCCACAAAGGTCTGGACAATCACTACATCGTGAAGCCCTGGAATCTGGCACGTGGTTTGGACACCTACATAACCAAGAACATCGCCCAGATCATGCGCCTTCAGCACACCGGACCGAAGATCGTTCAAAAGTACATTGAAAATCCGGTTCTGTTCGAACGGGCCGAAGTCGAAGGTCGCGTCAAGTTCGACATTCGATACGTAATCCTCCTGAAGAGTGTCGACGAGTTGTCTGCCTATGCCTACACGAACTTCTTCCTGCGCTTCGCGAATAAACCGTTCGAGCTGAGCGATTTCGACGACTACGAGAAGCATTTCACCGTGATGAACTACTCGCAGTTCCAGCTGAGGCACATGAAGTGCGAGGAGTTCCTGGAACAGTGGAAGATCCAATATCCTCGGCATCCGTGGAAATCCATCGAGGCGGACATCTGCGAAATGTTGAAGGAGGTGTTGCAGGGCGCTACCAAGGTGGGGCCGCCGTGTGGCATTGGGGCCAGTGGACAGTCCCGGGCACTTTACGCCGTTGATCTAATGCTGGAGTGGACCGAGGGCGGAACCGTAATGCAGCCGAAAATTCTGGAGGTCAACTTTACGCCGGACTGTAAACGGGCTTGCGAGTACTATCCGGACTTTTACAACGACGTGTTCAATCTGCTGTTCCTGGATCAGGAGAATGGAGACGTTTTTAGGAGGATCGTTTGa